From a region of the Bremerella alba genome:
- a CDS encoding carbon storage regulator, whose translation MLVLSRKVGDSIKIGDNIEIVVNRISGNRVTIGVEAPKDVRILRGEVELELDDDAVMALTGLMSSNEASFSHSAG comes from the coding sequence ATGTTAGTTTTAAGTCGAAAAGTCGGCGATTCCATCAAGATTGGTGACAACATCGAGATTGTCGTGAATCGTATTTCCGGTAACCGAGTCACCATCGGCGTTGAAGCCCCGAAGGACGTTCGTATCCTACGCGGTGAAGTCGAACTCGAACTTGATGACGACGCTGTCATGGCCCTGACCGGCCTGATGAGCTCGAATGAAGCTAGTTTTAGCCATTCCGCTGGCTAG
- a CDS encoding DegT/DnrJ/EryC1/StrS family aminotransferase — MLGAYEDGSWGRYHGPHVERLEAELATFHEVTASLVCASGTIAVQIALRGLNLPEGSEVILAAYDFPGNFRAIQDSGLFPVLVDINPHTWCLDVENIEAALTAKTSAVIVSHLHGGIADMPAIRELADRQSIAIVEDACQAPGARLGGQRLGTFGDVGVLSFGGSKLLTAGRGGAILTKRADVLQRAKIFCERGNHAFPLSELQAAVLLPQLKRLDDRNQARLRSTLRLKERLAPWDDHLSPITLRAGSEPAFYKHAWLAESERIAKLLFSKADAIGLPLAMGFRGFSKRPNTQARKVGTLHGAENAASRTLILHHPLLLHEPAAVDWTASWISRELEVCVDRGIDSDR, encoded by the coding sequence CTGCTCGGCGCATACGAAGATGGTAGCTGGGGACGCTATCACGGCCCTCACGTCGAGCGGCTCGAGGCCGAGTTGGCCACGTTTCATGAGGTAACGGCATCGCTAGTATGCGCCTCCGGTACCATTGCCGTGCAGATTGCCCTGCGCGGTTTAAACCTGCCTGAGGGGTCGGAGGTGATCCTCGCCGCGTACGACTTCCCGGGTAATTTTCGGGCGATTCAAGACTCTGGCCTGTTTCCTGTGCTGGTCGATATCAATCCGCATACCTGGTGTTTGGATGTCGAGAATATCGAGGCGGCACTCACGGCGAAGACATCTGCCGTGATCGTTTCGCACCTGCACGGGGGCATCGCCGATATGCCAGCGATACGAGAACTGGCCGATCGCCAGTCAATCGCCATCGTGGAAGATGCCTGTCAGGCCCCCGGTGCCAGGCTCGGCGGTCAGCGTCTAGGGACCTTTGGCGACGTAGGCGTTTTAAGCTTCGGGGGAAGCAAACTTCTGACCGCCGGTCGTGGTGGTGCGATTCTGACCAAGCGTGCCGATGTCTTGCAGCGAGCGAAGATCTTTTGCGAACGAGGAAATCACGCATTTCCGCTTAGCGAACTACAAGCGGCTGTGTTGCTTCCTCAGTTGAAGCGTCTTGATGATAGAAATCAAGCGAGATTACGCAGCACGCTACGCCTTAAAGAACGGCTCGCACCGTGGGACGACCACCTTAGCCCCATAACGTTGAGGGCAGGCAGCGAACCAGCGTTTTATAAACACGCATGGCTTGCCGAGTCAGAGCGAATTGCCAAGCTGCTGTTCAGCAAAGCAGATGCAATAGGCCTGCCGTTGGCAATGGGATTTCGCGGTTTCAGTAAACGTCCTAATACCCAGGCTCGGAAAGTAGGAACGCTTCATGGGGCTGAAAATGCCGCATCCCGGACATTAATACTTCACCATCCTCTTTTGCTGCACGAGCCGGCGGCCGTGGATTGGACTGCCAGTTGGATCTCGCGAGAACTCGAGGTATGCGTTGACCGTGGGATCGACTCCGACCGATAG
- a CDS encoding esterase/lipase family protein — translation MTHPQNWFMPVICRRGSRSGSHWIAFFLLGILISSGCATQKWASVRKSPSNPLEGPLQLMSYSGPKVTERTRQSLRVLGLENYADGSYEKGLAELAEIIESEPTPDNLYTFAELSYIAATRADAMGKDATALELYAGSVSHAYYFLFECKEGVAADGYDPRFRQACDIYNKSLEGSLRLVKAQGRLKQGETYRIKTPNHVFHVSLDAIGRWKGTQFQDFKFTSDYQVEGLKNQHRQYGLGVPLIAECKDQPPLAPGSDYFPPNLTFALTAFLQVEHTPQIDPETNKKIHYCKILLYDPLEQPEIEIHGRKIPFEADISTPLAYLLDSSSVAPTSMATLGLLSPGEQQGQRGIYMLEPYDPKKIPVMMVHGLWSSPMTWLEMFNDLRAQPEIRENYQFWFYLYPTGQPFWISASQFRADLNAMRADLDPQQTALALDQMVLVGHSMGGLVSRMQTIDSQNDFWNLVSDQPPSLLKGSPEDTDALKDVLFFEPNRSVRRVITMGTPHRGSDFANSTTRWLGKNLIALPSFVTGRSNRLISENPGFFRDRDLLEISTSVDSLAPDSPVLPEILDAPKAPWVQYHTVIGVVDQDTWLGYFAGRSDGIVKYESARLDEAISEKIVTADHNTVHRNPQSVLEVRRILRDHVTQLRQEYYSSLKQPAIETITNDPVLPVGHLAPVERAVPQPTNPLRTSIYSTPPSPN, via the coding sequence ATGACCCATCCCCAAAACTGGTTCATGCCCGTCATTTGCCGGCGTGGTTCGCGCTCAGGGTCCCATTGGATCGCCTTTTTCCTATTGGGCATCCTAATTTCTTCCGGCTGTGCCACGCAAAAGTGGGCCAGTGTTCGCAAGTCTCCCAGCAATCCGCTGGAAGGTCCGCTGCAGTTGATGTCGTACAGCGGCCCAAAGGTCACCGAACGCACGCGACAATCGCTGCGGGTGCTGGGTCTCGAAAACTACGCCGACGGCAGCTACGAAAAGGGCTTGGCTGAATTAGCGGAGATCATCGAGAGCGAACCAACACCCGATAACCTGTATACGTTTGCCGAACTATCATACATCGCCGCAACCCGAGCCGACGCAATGGGCAAGGACGCGACGGCCTTAGAACTGTACGCCGGCAGCGTGTCGCACGCCTATTACTTTCTGTTTGAATGCAAAGAAGGGGTCGCTGCCGATGGCTATGACCCGCGTTTCCGCCAGGCCTGCGACATTTACAACAAGTCGCTCGAAGGATCGCTGCGGCTGGTCAAAGCCCAGGGACGTTTGAAGCAAGGGGAAACGTACCGGATCAAAACGCCTAATCACGTCTTCCATGTTTCGCTCGATGCGATCGGTCGCTGGAAAGGCACCCAGTTCCAAGACTTCAAGTTCACTTCCGACTATCAAGTTGAAGGTTTGAAGAACCAGCATCGGCAGTACGGACTTGGTGTTCCGCTGATTGCCGAGTGCAAGGACCAGCCACCTCTGGCCCCCGGCTCTGACTACTTTCCGCCTAATCTAACGTTTGCCTTGACGGCATTTTTGCAGGTCGAACACACGCCGCAGATCGACCCTGAGACAAACAAGAAGATCCACTACTGCAAGATTTTGCTGTACGATCCGCTAGAGCAGCCGGAGATCGAGATCCACGGCCGGAAGATCCCCTTTGAAGCGGATATCAGCACGCCGCTGGCTTACCTGCTCGATTCGAGTTCGGTCGCGCCAACGTCCATGGCAACGTTGGGTCTGTTGAGCCCCGGCGAGCAGCAAGGGCAACGCGGCATCTATATGCTTGAACCGTACGATCCCAAGAAAATCCCGGTGATGATGGTTCATGGCTTGTGGTCGAGCCCGATGACATGGCTCGAAATGTTCAACGACCTACGTGCCCAGCCAGAGATCCGCGAAAATTACCAGTTCTGGTTCTATCTTTATCCGACGGGACAGCCGTTCTGGATTTCGGCCTCCCAGTTTCGCGCAGACCTGAACGCCATGCGGGCAGACCTCGATCCGCAGCAAACGGCACTGGCACTCGATCAAATGGTGCTGGTCGGTCACAGCATGGGAGGACTCGTCTCGCGCATGCAAACGATCGACAGCCAGAACGATTTCTGGAACTTGGTTTCCGATCAGCCACCTAGCCTGCTCAAAGGCAGCCCAGAAGATACCGACGCATTGAAGGACGTGCTGTTCTTCGAGCCCAATCGATCGGTTCGTCGCGTAATCACCATGGGCACGCCGCATCGCGGAAGCGACTTTGCCAACTCGACCACGCGCTGGCTAGGCAAGAACCTGATCGCGCTACCTAGCTTTGTAACCGGTCGAAGCAATCGACTAATCTCCGAAAACCCTGGGTTCTTCCGCGATCGAGATTTGCTAGAGATCAGCACGAGCGTCGATTCGCTGGCACCGGACTCGCCGGTGCTGCCGGAAATTCTGGACGCCCCCAAAGCACCATGGGTGCAGTACCACACGGTCATCGGCGTGGTCGACCAAGATACCTGGCTGGGCTACTTTGCAGGGCGTAGCGATGGAATCGTGAAGTACGAGAGTGCCCGCTTAGATGAGGCGATTTCAGAAAAGATCGTTACTGCGGATCACAATACGGTCCATCGCAATCCACAAAGTGTGCTAGAGGTTCGACGCATCCTTCGCGATCACGTCACCCAGTTACGGCAAGAATACTACAGCTCGCTAAAGCAACCGGCGATCGAAACGATCACGAACGATCCTGTGTTGCCGGTGGGTCACTTAGCCCCGGTCGAGCGGGCGGTTCCTCAACCGACCAATCCGCTGCGAACCAGCATCTATTCGACTCCCCCGTCGCCGAATTAA
- a CDS encoding carbon storage regulator, with translation MLVLTRKQQQQIHIGEGVTITILKVKGNTVRIGIDAPNDVKIVRAELEPEEESAPVEEASAAEEAEPQSTLSRIDQIESATASAQGKEEYRVLSYRMKPEATESKRNDSPRAASMRDFLAARATNSIG, from the coding sequence ATGTTAGTTCTTACTCGTAAGCAGCAGCAGCAAATTCATATCGGCGAAGGCGTCACCATCACCATCTTGAAGGTGAAAGGCAACACCGTTCGCATCGGGATCGACGCTCCTAACGACGTGAAAATCGTGCGTGCTGAACTCGAGCCCGAAGAGGAATCGGCTCCTGTGGAAGAAGCATCTGCCGCTGAAGAAGCAGAGCCTCAGTCAACGCTGTCGCGCATCGATCAAATTGAATCGGCAACGGCCAGTGCTCAGGGCAAAGAAGAGTACCGCGTCCTTTCGTATCGCATGAAGCCAGAAGCGACCGAAAGCAAGCGAAACGATTCCCCACGTGCCGCTAGCATGCGAGACTTCCTAGCTGCCCGAGCGACCAATTCGATTGGCTAA